The genomic segment AACCCGCTGGTAGGACATGTCTATCGAGAAGAGGGGCTAATCCCCACCCCCGGCCGCGCCGTTCCTCACAAGACGGGAGACTCTGCGTAGAGACGGCGGGTGAGAACGCGGCGCAGCGGAGCCGGACGCCGCTTCCTCACAAGGCGGAGAACCCGCCTCAGACACGGCGTATGAGGAACGCCGCGCTGTACTTCTAACGCCGTTCCTCAAAAAGCGGGAGTCTAGGCGTGGGGGCGGCGGGTGAGGAACGGCGTATTGCAGTCGACACGCCGTTCTCACAAACCGAAAAATTCGGTGAATTAACGGCACGTGAGAACTAGTATAGGCCGTCATCTCGAATCTCGTAGCGAATCTCGACAGTAGGCGCCATGCCGGGGACGTCCAGCGGAATCATCACACCCTCAGCCTTCTGCTTGTTAGGCCTCCTCATGAGAAACAACGCGTGGACACCGTGCAATAAGACGTTGCCGCCGGCAGGCCTCTTGCTACTGAAGAAGTCCGGCACGTCGATAACCTGGTCCGTCAGTATGGACAGAGTGCCGTAGACGGCGGCCATCCTCCTCAGAATGTCAAGGAAGTAGGCCAGCAGCTGCTGACGGGCGGCCAGCCTCTCACGCCCCCTAAACTGGGCGCGCAGGGCGTGAGACACCATGGAATCCACAACGACAACGTCGACGCCCCTCAGCGACAGCAGAACCTCCTTCAAATCGATGGGATCTATCACCTGGGTGATGTGTAGCCTCTCCGACAGGCTAGTCAAGTCGGAGCCGAACCTCTTGGCGACTCTCTCGAATAGGGAGAGGTTCAGCGCCCCCTCCGTGTCTATGTACACCACGCGCTTGCCGGCGACGGCCGCCAGCACCGACGCCTGAATTGCGAACATGGACTTCCCCGCCCCGTACTCCCCGGCCAGTCCGTAGATGTAGCCGAAGCGCAAGCCACCCCACGGCACTTTTTCATCAAATTCGCTCACATGCGTCTTCAACACCTCGACAGCGGCGTAGGACTTAACGGCATCCGCCACAGGCAGAACCCTGGCGCCGATGCCCGCCGCTCTCCTAACCGCGGCGAGTACCTCCTCGGCCTTCTCTAGGTCGTCCTCTAGCTCGAGGAGCTGGGCCAGCTCCACCACGTTCTTCACTGCGAGGTGCCTCAAGCCGCCCAGCTCCGTGCAGAGCTTGACCACGTCCTCCCTCCTCGGCCCTCTGTACTGGAGACAGTCCTCGGGAGCCTCCGCCTTCTTAGGCATTGCCTTTCTTCACCTCCTCTTGGAAAAACTTTACAAACTCGGCCCACTCCTCCTCTGTGAAGAAAGCCGCCTCCAGCTCTCTCGCCAGGGACTCGTCTCCGACGACTACTAGGAAGCTCCTGCCGACGTGGCTGAGAAGCTCCTCCCTCGACCCTACGCAGACGACTTGGGGGTGCTCGACACAGCCGCCGTAGACGGCCATCATGCCGTAGAAGGGCATGTGCCGGAATAAATCTTTCATCGCCTCACTCTCCAAAACCTCCCACCTCTAAACAGAAGGACGGCGCACCTCTTAGCTACCGCAACGGCGTCGTAGTCCCTTGTAATGACGGCGCATCCAGCCCCGCACTCAGCCTCGCACAGCTCCGCGGCGTAGAGCTCCGCTGGCTTCTGCTCGGAGAGGCGGCAGTCCAGCCCATAGCGCCTGCACATCTCCAAGTAGCGCCTAGCGAGAGGCATGTGGATCTCGCTCCAGGCGTCCACCACAAACACCGCCTCCACACCAGCCTCCGCGGCAGATCTAAACAACTCCTCCGGATCGCTGAGGGCGGCCGCTATGGAGAAGACGTCTACGTAGAGCCTCCGGTAGTTGGCCGGCGAGTCTGGCTTAAGCTCGAATACGCCCTTCCTAGTCCTTACCCTCATGGAATTTTGCGACGAGGAACTTCGCCACGGCGAGGGGCACCCCCTCCCCCTCTGCCTCGTAGACGACGTAGCCGCCGCACCTCACGGCGACGTGTCTCTGCCTAGACACCACAAGCACTCTGAAACGCGGCGAGGCGAAAAATGTAAGGTCTACCTTCTCCACAGCAGGCTTGACGTACACCTCGCCGTTCGCCGATATGCGCCCCCGGCACTCCACCACAGCCTCGGCCACGTACACCACGCCTCTCTCAGCCTTCTCCAAGGCCTTCTTGTACCTGCGGAAGAGCATGACAGCCGCCACGTGTGTGCATATGTCTTTTCTACGCCTCACCCCAAACTGTGTGTAGTAGCAGGTGCAGAGCCAGCGCTTTTCAGCCTCCGACCACCAGACCTGGTACAGCGGCTTCCAGTCGCCAAGCTCACGCCTCCCCTCCACCACGTAGAGGTCCTCCCTCACCTCCTTGACATCACCGAGCCTTAGGAGGGCCCTCTTAATCCAGCTCCTCGACTTGCCGGGGAAGTCTGCCCTAAGCGCCTCCACAGCCCTACGCAGTGGGTCTCTCTGCATAGGGAGGCACTGTGATGCGGAACTGGGCCCAGGTCCCGCGTAGAGGCAACAGCTTGGAGAGGGCCTCTGCCGAGCGGAGAGAGGCGGCTCTCACTGTGACAAACGCCTCAGAGGGCTGGAGGGGCGTTGTTTTAGACTCGTCTAGGTCCCAGTCGGGGAACCTAATCACCATCTTGACGTAGCCTAGGTGCCTCTGGAATTCTCTATAGGAGTGCGACACTAGGATGAAGAAGCGGCCGCGGCTTCTCCCAGTCCTCAGGTGGTCGGTGAGGAGGGAGTACCTCGATGTGAAGGCTAGGAAGCGGTGTGCCTCGTCTACTACGTAGATGACGTTCTTCACGTCGCGCGTAAGCTCTAGATGCGCCAGCACGTAGGCCAGCCTCCCCACTCTATCCAGTCCCGAGACGTCGACGCAGGTCGAGGCTCCATGCCGGATAGGCACGTCAGTCTTCTCGAACTGAGGGCCGTCGAAGTGGACTAGACGCCTACGCAGGGCGTAGGCTGTGTCCATCTCGTGCGGCTCCGCGGCGTTCAGAACCTCGCGCCTAACCTGCGAGAGGGTGTGTGCGCCTTTCTCAACCGTTCTGTGTAGAAGCTCGGCCATCGCGGGAGTCAGCAGATAGGGATACTCGCCGTACGTGGCCGCGAGGCTCTCCTCCAAAATCTCCACGACGCGCGGAGTGGGGAGGTCGAGGGGGTTCACCGAGTACCGAGCGGCGTAGTTGCAGTTTTTGAAGTCGCCGGCGGTGTCGTAAACCACCACGGCGTAGTCGCTGGGGACCTCGCGGAGAGACCACTTGACGAAAGAAGTCTTGCCAGTGCCGGGGAGCCCCGTGATTAGCGCATTCCCCTCAACGGCCGTCACAAGCCTGAAGAGCTGGGTGTAGAGAGTCATACGCCCAGCGCCCTAATCCCCAGGTCTGTAAGCCTCACCGTGAGGGTGAGGGCGTCCAGCCTCACTAAACCCAGCTGAGAGGCTTTGACAACGGCTTGGCCGAACTTCTCCTGGGCGTACTTCAGCGATAGGAAGCCCCCGGCCTCCCATAGAGTGCGGAGTAGCTCCTTGACGTCGGGGTCCTCCACCTCGGTAATAGGCGGAGGCGTGTAGGGGCGGCACAGCCTACCGCCAGCCCAGGCCTTCTTCATCGCCAACCCCTCGTACGACAAGCCCTGGACAGCGAGAACAACCCTATCGGCGACAGCCGCCCTGGGGTCGTAGACAGAGGTGTAGACGCGCAGAGTGCCAGACAGGGGCTTAGCCATGGCAAGAAGGTCTGTATACATAGGCCAGGCGTCTGTATACACCTCAACAGCCCATCCCCCGCCGTATTTTGAATCTAGGTGGTGGGCTAGGGCGAGGCCCATCGCCAATAGGACGGGGTCGACGGGAGGCGCCTTGCACTGGAAGACGCCTTCCCCCACCTCCAGCTGGGAGTAGTCCACGTAGCGGAAGAGGGCGCATAGAGGGGCGTTGCACTGGGCCAGCTCGGCGGTGTGCCTCGGGTAGAGGGGAGGGTTGTTATTCCTAAGGAAGACTGTTGTAAAGACAAGAGAGCCCTCCGGCGTAAGCTCGAAGCCGAGGCCGGTTGTCTTCTCCGAGGGGCAGAAGGTGTACCTTATTTTCGCCTCAGGAGGCTCTGCAAGGCCGCCTATTACAATCTCCAGCATCAGCAAGTTAACTGGATGGGTATCCCCACTAATTGTAGTAGCTGGTTTGCGTAGTGCGAGAAGACGGGGCAGCCCTTGTTGAAAAACTCCACTGCGAATTTCGGCTTCTTCCCTTCGTCTAGCCGTATGACGGCGAGTCTGGCGGGGGAGGCGTTTACCACGTAGCCCTCGTAGCGCCATATGGAGTACAGCTCCTCCCGCTTTGGTGGCCTAACCACGGCGCGGCGGTCGCAACCCAGCACAAGGGCGTATCCCCCCGACCTAAACAACTGGGCGATGTGCTCGATGGAGCCCCTAAGTATGAAGCCGTAGGCACACAGCTGTTTATCCACACCGCCAGCGATGTAGAAGCGGTAGTCAGGCTCAGTCCACCTATCCGCCCTCTTCACCCTCCTCAGCAGGTAGACCTCCTGCGGCGATTTAATAACGGCGACGTCTCCCAGCCTCACATACGGCTCGTTGACCGGCATCCAGTAGACCGAGAGGAAAAACACCCTCTGCCGAATAGGCAAAACCCAGCCGGGCTCCACGGGAGGCGGGGGCGGCGCGTACTGCGCAGGCACGGGCTCAGGTGCGTCCGCCTCGAAGCCGGCGGGAGGCTCCCTGGGCGCTGGGGCCGGGCTTGTCGGCGTCTGCGGGCGGGAGCCGTCTCCGCCGAGTATCCTCCGCAGATACTCGGCCATGTCCACGGTGCCGGTGCCGCGCGCCGTCTCTTCTCTGGCCAGGGTCTGCGTCTCGCCGCAGAGGTCTGGCCTCCTCACGCAGATCTCCCTCGGATCGGTCATAGCGGCGGCGGGGGTCTTGTCATGTTGTACAGCTTGGCCACTTCGTAGAGTAGATTAAACAACGTGGAGTGCCAGTTTATGAGCATTAGGTAGGCCACGACTAGGTAGATAGCCGTGGCGTATGCAACAGCCTTAACTAGGCTCTGCGCCTTTCCCATCTTGTAGAGAAAGACTAGAATCATTACAATTCCCACCGCAACGGCGGCCCACCTGACGGCGCCTTCGTAGACGTGTAAATTCTCATTTCCAACCACGAAGAGGTGCAGAGCAAACAGCAACAGCACGGGCATGGAGTAGATAACGCCGAATCCAAAGCCGAGGAACAGCGTCTCGAAGCCAGACCAGAGGACGCCCAGCGCCTTCATAAACCCGCTCGGCCCGTTTTTCCGCGGCATGTCCAACACACGCCCGGAGGCGGAAAAACCTTACCCCCCACACACGCCCAGCCGGCGGCGTCTACGCCCCCGGCGCCCTCACGCCTTCAGCCGCAGATCGAGGGGTATCTTCATGTAGTACTTCATGCCGCGTGTGCCCACGATGAGCACCCCCATCGAGTAGGGCCTCTTCTCCAGCGCCGTGGACTCCCTCGGCGTCACTGACGTCTGTAGGTAGTTCTCATCCGTCTTGGTAAGCCTCAGCTCTGCCACGGTGTCAGCCAGGTAGATGTAGTTGCCTGAAAACACCACCACAAAAGCGGCGTTCTTCAACACCTTGCGGGGAATGTCGTCGTGCGCCTGCACGATTAGCCATATGGAGAAGCCCCACTTCCTCCCACCCAAGGCGTAGGTCTTCACCTTGCGAAGCGCCGTAGATTCGATCTCCCCCAGCGCGTTTATCGCCACTGTGGAGCCCACCAAACGAGCCTCGTCCACTATAACGACTGTCCTCAGCTTTTCGTATCTCTGACCCGCGAGGAGGGCGTAGTGGTATATCAAGAGGAGGGAGAGGTAGAAGGCCAGCATCTCCTCGTCCTCGGCCACGGCGTCCATGGCGTAAACCACGTGGCCGCCCCCCACATCCACAAACTCAGACGGGTACAGCCTAGCCAACGTGGCGGCCACATCCACCTCGCCACCCTCACCCCTCACCACCTCCACACTAAACTCCTCCAAGAGGCGTCTGAAGTACTTGTTGCGGGATAGGGAGAGGACGCCTTTGGGTAGCTCCCTCGGCACGTCCACTACCCTGGCGCCGAGTAGCTTCGCCAGCTGTCTGTAGTCTCCGTGGGGGTCGATGACGACGAGGTCTACGCCCAGCTCGGCCAGCTTCAGGGCCCAAGTCCCAACTGTCCACGACTTGCCGGTGCCAGAGGCGCCTATTATGACGGCGTGCGCCGTGGGCAGTGCGTCTATGTCTATGCCGACGGGCCGGCCGAATCTGTCGAAGCCAAGCTCAAGCCTCCTACCCACAGCCATGGTGGAGCCGCCGTAGAACACCGGGAACCTAGCCAAGTCGTGTGAAAGCGCCTTGACGCCATTCCTCAGCGTCCAGAAGTCGTACGCCGCGATCCAGTCCTGCGTCATGTAGATAGAGTGGAGGTCTTTGCTACCAAATGGGTAGATCTTGACGGGCCTCTCGTTGTACCTAGCCATCCTGTCTATGAACTCCGACAGCTCTCTGATCCTAATAAGGCGCTTGCCTGTATCGCGGCCTTCATAAGCCTTGACGAACTTCTTCTGCACCTCCCCCGGGCTCCAGTCTGTAAAGGCCACGGCCCACTTAGACATGTCGGCGAACGCCGTGGCCTCCGCCGACGCCATTGTCTCCAACATGTCCCTAGAAGCGGGTAACGCCGAGGCTCTGGACATATGGGAGAGGGTGGCTATGAGGAGGGGCTCCCGGTGCCACCTCCTAACCCGTCTGTATACAAACAGCCACAGCGGTATCACCAGCAGAAACCAGCCGCTGGACGCGAGGGCCAGTAGGAAGAACGCCAGGGAGGTGGCGTAGGGCCAGGGTGCTGGGGGTTTCTGGGAGCTGGATACCCAGGGCCTCACCCTCCTCAACACGAAGTACTCCCCCAGCACCTGCTCCACCTGCCTCACGCGGTCCGGCGCGAGGCGCCTGGCGGTGTACCGTATGTACTTCATCTCCCCGACGACGAAGTAGGTCACCCACTCCCAGCTCTTAAGCGAAAGCTTTGAGTAGAGCTCGTGGAGGCGTGGAGCCGCCTCTATGCCGTACACCGACAGCACCGGCTCAGCCGCCCAGAACACGTGGTACAGCCTGCGGCGGGGGTCGAAAGCCGCCTTGACGCCCGGCTCCTCGTAGAGCACTCTCACAGGCTCCAGAGGGGCGATCCGCGTGTATATCCACACAAGCACCTCCTCACCCCAGGCCAGTATTGGAAAAACCGCCAGCAGAGCAAGCGGGGGGTAGGCCTTGGCTAGTATAGCAATGGCCAGAAGCGACAAGCCGAATAACGCAAGTGTCTTGTCGTAGTAGTTCATGGCCTAGCCGCCTCCTCCGCCTCTTTGTACTGGCCGCGCCACAGCAGATCGACAACTTTGGCTATGTCGGCGCCGGTCCAGGCGGCTTTGAATATAATGTCGCGGCTTCTCTCGTCGTCCCAAAGCGCGACGAGCTTCCGGTAGCAGTCAAACACGTCGGGACACGTCGTCGCCAGGTCGTACAGCTCCGGGAACATAGGCTCCACCCCCAGCTCCCTCCAGAGAGTGGCGAGATCCACCACGCGGGGGCGCCGGCTCCACCCCCAGCTCCCTCCAGAGAGTGGCGAGATCCACCACGCGGGGGCGCCACTCCGGAGGCGGAGGCGGCACCTCCCTCCTCACCGGCTCTCTGCTTAGCAGAGTCTTAAGCTCCTCAGTCATGGCTCCACCAGCTTCTTAGCCTCGTCTATTCTGCCCTCTAGTATCAGTTTTGCAACGTGTTCCGTATCCAGCCCAGCCACGGCGGCTTCAAACAGCAGCCACTTGTGCGGCGTCTCCCAGACGTCGATGAACATGGCGTAGCACCTCTGCCAGTCTCTACAAGTCTTAACAGCCATGTCGTACAGCTCCGGGTAGAGGGGCTCCACCCCCAGCTCCCTCATAGCCCTCTCCAGCGGAATGGTCCTGGGCTTCCACTTCTCCGGCGGAGGCTCCGGAATTCTAACCCTCTCCTCCGGCCTGAATTTCGAAGCCTCCTCCCTCTGCCTCTTCAGCAACTCCATAAGCTCCTCCCGCGGCGTCTTCGGCCTCTCGGCCTTCTTCTTCTCCCTCGCCATCTTCATAGTATCCACTGGACTATCTGCTTCAGCATTTTGCCCATCCTCCTTCTGAACCGCGTCAGCTCTGCGGCTAGGAGGGGGTGGAGGCCTTCGCGCATGTACCAGCTTATCTCGCGTATATGCGGTATCCAGCCTCTCACCCAGGCGGAGAGGGTGCCGGCCTTGTTTACAACGATGTAGTAGCCCCGCCTCTCCAGCGACTCCACGTCTATTCGCCGCAGGTCTGTGGGCTCCAACACGGCGATGTATTTGTCTGCCGGCGGTATTTCGTAAATCGCCGAGGTGTCCACGACGGCGTACCTAGCCTTCATCTGCAGAGCCTCGGCCGGCTCCGCGGCGAGTGGGACTAGCCCCTTCAAGAGCCGGGCACCAGTCTTGTCGGGCGTCGCGTCTATGAAGACGGTCTTCCCCGGCGCCGCCCAGTGCAGGTAGAGGGCGAGGGAGGTGGCGAGGAAGGTCTTTCCCGCGCCCAGGGGCCCTATCACCCCCACTGTTTTGAGAGTCATGGGGGTTCTAGACAGGTTGGGGGGGAAAAACCTTGTCAGGTACCTCTCCACTTCTTCCAGCGCCTCGCCTACCAACCTGCCGTAGTCTGTAAGGACGTAGACGCCTTCCAGCGCCGCGGCTTCGCGTCTCACTAGCTGTGGCCATACCCTCCAGTCGTAGTGGAGGCCGGCGCATCTAACGGCCTCTCTAGCCAGGGCCTCTAGCTCACCCGCCGCGGCCGGCCCCCTCATCAACCTCCTAATCAGCTTGTAGCGGATAAGCTCCCCCACCGGCGTGTAGACCTCAGCCCACCCAGCGGCGCACACAGTCAAGCCCCACGCGGCCTCCTAGCCAGAAGGCCGGCCAGCCTCCTCGCCGCGTTTACAAACGCCGAGGGGATAGACCAAGCAGCGGGCAAAGCCGCGTGTATAGACGCCGCGCCTCTCCTAAGCGCCACCACGTCCAGCGCCTCCGCCGCCGTGTAGCCCTGCTTCACAAGCCTAGCCACCTCCCCCGCCAGCTTGGCGAGGCGCCTCTTGTTTGTATTAGCCAAGAGGCGCCACTCCTCCTCCCCCAGCCACACGCCGTGGCTGGCGGCGTTTAACACGGCTTTGAGCATCTCCCTCTCAGAGACCCCCAGCGCCTCCGCCTGCCGGCAGATCCACTGCGCGGTGGTGGCTGTGAGGCCTCTCCTCAGCGCCGCGTTCAAAATGCGGCAGTCCGGCCCGCTGTCGCGGCGGCGCATGTCACTTCTTTGTGAGTAGAATCAACGCGAACTTGACGTATGGGTCTGACACACTTGAAAGTATCTTCACAGCGTAGTCCTGTGGTATACAACTCACTATCCTCACTGCCAAATCCTCAGGCATGGAGGCAATTGCTCTGACCAGAAGCTCCACCCAGTTCTCGGAGGGCGTCTGCTGGCCCTCCGCCTTAACCTGTTGCGAGTCCTGGGGCTGTCCCCTTAAGACACCTAGGTTTAGCATGTGCGTTGTGGAGAGGAGGGGGAAAAACCTTGTCTTTAGCTCTTTATCTTGGTGAGGAGCTCCTCTACGCTCCTCCGGTTTTCTCTATCGCGCAGAATCGCCGCCGCGACGGCGTCTGCGTGGTACTGCCGTATGTGGCCGACGTGTCTCAGCACGTAGGGGGTTATGCGCCTCGCCTGCAACATCTCTGCCTTGTCTACCTGGTTGATGACTAGGGCGGAGGCGTATGAGGTGTATCTGTTGTACTGCTCAGCCTTGACGTCCGAAACCTTCGACAACATGCGGCCGTCTCCCACGAAGACGGTGAAGAGGCCGAGCTTCTGGAGGCTCTCCAGAAGCTCCGTCCTCAGCGCCGGGGTGGTGTCGATGACGACGGTGTCTACTGGTAGCTTCGTCTTGTCGACGAACTGGGGGAGGTACTCGACCCACTCCAAAAGCGCAAGCTCAAGCTCCTTCACAACAGACTGATCCTTCTGGTAAAGCTCAACGGCGTCGTAGCCGGGGAGCACGTACAGCGTGGGGTTTACCTGGTGCAAATACGGCTGTCCCCTCATAAAGGGCGCGACCCAGCCGGGCCTCCTGGGGACTCTGAAGAGTTGGCTCAGCTCGGCCTTCTCCCAGTCTGCGTCTATGACGAGGGTGAAGCCCTTGGCTATTGACATCACGGTGGCTAGGGTGGTCTTCCCCACTCCGCCGTCGAGGGAGTATATGGCCACTGTCTTTATGGTTCTCATGGGCTGGGCTCTACCTCTCTGGATAAAGCTTCCGCCAGGGCCTTGGCTGGGCGGGCCATGGCTACCGCCGCTCTCTAGCCGCCAGCTCTAGGGCTTTTAGCTTGAGGTGTAGCCCGTATACCAGCGGCCCCGCCTCAGCCCGGGCCTCTCTCCACACCGCTTTTTTAAAGGGGGTGTCCCCCAGCCCCGAGGCGGCTAGCCACTGGTGGAAGCCTCTGTAAGGCCCCTCTCCAGTTCTCAAAACCACCTCGACAGCCTCCTCCCAGTGGGGGCTTTTCTCAGCCCTCTCCGCCAGCTCCCTCACCTTCTCGCAGACGAGGTTTATCAACAGCCTCTCCACCTCACTCATAGCCCGAGGGCCCTCCTTATCTCTCTCAACACCTGTATCTTAAAGGCTTTGTTTACCAGAGGCAACAGCTTAGCCACGGCGTTGTGTTTATACGCCGAGGGGCCCAGCTCTCTCTGCAGAAGCGCGAGGATGGGGGCGTGCGCCGGCCCTAGGCCGAGCCTCTCAGCCACAAGCGGCACCTCCTCCCCCGGGTGCCTAACCACAGCCTCCAGCACCTGCAGAGCCCGGCAGCCAGGCCCCCTCCACCTCCTCCCGGCGCATATCTGGTAGTAGACGCCGAGGCTCAGCGCCTTTTCCAAATCTCTACAAATCACGTCAATCACGGCCCTCTGGGCGTGTAGACGCATAAACCTTCTCTCTTATCCTAGCCTCCTGCCA from the Pyrobaculum sp. 3827-6 genome contains:
- a CDS encoding ATPase domain-containing protein, with the translated sequence MPKKAEAPEDCLQYRGPRREDVVKLCTELGGLRHLAVKNVVELAQLLELEDDLEKAEEVLAAVRRAAGIGARVLPVADAVKSYAAVEVLKTHVSEFDEKVPWGGLRFGYIYGLAGEYGAGKSMFAIQASVLAAVAGKRVVYIDTEGALNLSLFERVAKRFGSDLTSLSERLHITQVIDPIDLKEVLLSLRGVDVVVVDSMVSHALRAQFRGRERLAARQQLLAYFLDILRRMAAVYGTLSILTDQVIDVPDFFSSKRPAGGNVLLHGVHALFLMRRPNKQKAEGVMIPLDVPGMAPTVEIRYEIRDDGLY
- a CDS encoding type IV secretory system conjugative DNA transfer family protein, whose translation is MTLYTQLFRLVTAVEGNALITGLPGTGKTSFVKWSLREVPSDYAVVVYDTAGDFKNCNYAARYSVNPLDLPTPRVVEILEESLAATYGEYPYLLTPAMAELLHRTVEKGAHTLSQVRREVLNAAEPHEMDTAYALRRRLVHFDGPQFEKTDVPIRHGASTCVDVSGLDRVGRLAYVLAHLELTRDVKNVIYVVDEAHRFLAFTSRYSLLTDHLRTGRSRGRFFILVSHSYREFQRHLGYVKMVIRFPDWDLDESKTTPLQPSEAFVTVRAASLRSAEALSKLLPLRGTWAQFRITVPPYAERPTA
- a CDS encoding ATP-binding protein translates to MNYYDKTLALFGLSLLAIAILAKAYPPLALLAVFPILAWGEEVLVWIYTRIAPLEPVRVLYEEPGVKAAFDPRRRLYHVFWAAEPVLSVYGIEAAPRLHELYSKLSLKSWEWVTYFVVGEMKYIRYTARRLAPDRVRQVEQVLGEYFVLRRVRPWVSSSQKPPAPWPYATSLAFFLLALASSGWFLLVIPLWLFVYRRVRRWHREPLLIATLSHMSRASALPASRDMLETMASAEATAFADMSKWAVAFTDWSPGEVQKKFVKAYEGRDTGKRLIRIRELSEFIDRMARYNERPVKIYPFGSKDLHSIYMTQDWIAAYDFWTLRNGVKALSHDLARFPVFYGGSTMAVGRRLELGFDRFGRPVGIDIDALPTAHAVIIGASGTGKSWTVGTWALKLAELGVDLVVIDPHGDYRQLAKLLGARVVDVPRELPKGVLSLSRNKYFRRLLEEFSVEVVRGEGGEVDVAATLARLYPSEFVDVGGGHVVYAMDAVAEDEEMLAFYLSLLLIYHYALLAGQRYEKLRTVVIVDEARLVGSTVAINALGEIESTALRKVKTYALGGRKWGFSIWLIVQAHDDIPRKVLKNAAFVVVFSGNYIYLADTVAELRLTKTDENYLQTSVTPRESTALEKRPYSMGVLIVGTRGMKYYMKIPLDLRLKA
- a CDS encoding ParA family protein; its protein translation is MRTIKTVAIYSLDGGVGKTTLATVMSIAKGFTLVIDADWEKAELSQLFRVPRRPGWVAPFMRGQPYLHQVNPTLYVLPGYDAVELYQKDQSVVKELELALLEWVEYLPQFVDKTKLPVDTVVIDTTPALRTELLESLQKLGLFTVFVGDGRMLSKVSDVKAEQYNRYTSYASALVINQVDKAEMLQARRITPYVLRHVGHIRQYHADAVAAAILRDRENRRSVEELLTKIKS